A genomic segment from Flavobacterium inviolabile encodes:
- the mgtA gene encoding magnesium-translocating P-type ATPase, translating to MLTTKIKNGNKAFSNFEESAATRLNAIAKADGNLIYALLETNEAGLSQQTAEEKLKKFGPNEIQHEKAPSWYKQLFMAFVNPFIAVLIALVVISAVMDIILAAPGEQDYKTVIVVSVMIILSSLLRFWQEYSSNQAAEALKNMVTTTATVLRKTIGKQEISFKDLVPGDILYLSAGDMIPADIRIIQSKDLFVSQAILTGESLPLEKREAPVTNPTAKPPLELENICFMGTNVVSGTATAIVVATGNLTYLGAIGKAISGKRSETSFDKGVNKVSWLLIRYMLVMVPLVFIVNGLTKGDWFDALLFAIAIAVGLTPEMLPMIVTANLAKGAKNMSKRKVIVKRLNAIQNIGAMDILCTDKTGTLTMDKIILERHLNVLGNEDDEVLKWAYFNSFHQTGLKNLLDVAVLEHVELHDYLKVEEDYKKVDEIPFDFQRRRMSVILEQKNGKHLLICKGAVEEMLDLCSHSFYPGENARIHIEKDAIVPIDAGMRETVLNTSRKLNEDGLRVLLVAIKEYDNRSANYSVADESKMVLTGFIGFLDPAKPSAKPAIESLQKLGVQVKVLTGDNDIVTRKICRDVGIPFHHVLLGNEIEKMTDDELSSKLEETSVFAKLNPVQKSRIVQLFQAQQHTVGFMGDGINDAPALRNADVGISVDTAVDIAKESADIILLEKDLMVLRKGVIYGRRTFGNIIKYIKMTASSNFGNMFSMLGASILLPFLPMLPIHLLIQNLLYDISQISIPWDRMDEDFLEKPQKWDAAGISRFMLCIGPISSIFDYATFAVLFFVFKANAPEHQSLFQTGWFVEGLLSQTLIVHMIRTRKIPFVQSWATAPVVALTSFVMLVGLAIPFTPFAKTVNLQALPLAYFPWLIGILTGYCLLTQLVKTQFLKKFGQWL from the coding sequence ATGTTGACAACAAAAATAAAAAACGGGAACAAAGCTTTTTCAAACTTTGAAGAAAGTGCCGCTACCCGGCTTAATGCTATTGCAAAAGCCGACGGTAATCTTATATATGCCTTACTGGAAACCAACGAAGCCGGATTGAGCCAGCAAACGGCGGAAGAAAAATTAAAAAAATTCGGTCCTAACGAAATCCAGCACGAAAAAGCGCCTTCCTGGTACAAACAGCTGTTCATGGCTTTTGTAAACCCGTTTATAGCCGTATTAATCGCTCTGGTGGTTATCTCTGCCGTAATGGATATTATTTTAGCCGCACCGGGCGAACAGGACTATAAAACGGTAATCGTTGTGAGTGTAATGATCATTCTCAGTTCCCTGCTGCGGTTCTGGCAGGAATACAGCAGCAACCAGGCTGCCGAAGCCTTAAAAAACATGGTCACCACAACAGCAACCGTATTGCGTAAAACCATCGGCAAACAGGAAATTTCGTTTAAAGATCTGGTACCGGGTGATATTCTCTATTTGAGTGCCGGCGACATGATCCCTGCCGATATCCGGATAATACAATCCAAAGATTTGTTTGTGAGCCAGGCAATACTCACCGGAGAATCCCTGCCTTTGGAAAAAAGAGAAGCTCCGGTAACGAATCCAACGGCAAAACCACCTTTGGAACTGGAAAACATCTGCTTTATGGGAACCAATGTGGTAAGCGGAACCGCAACGGCTATTGTGGTTGCCACGGGAAACCTGACCTATCTGGGGGCAATTGGCAAAGCCATTAGCGGCAAACGTTCGGAAACCAGTTTTGATAAAGGCGTCAATAAAGTCAGCTGGCTGCTAATTCGCTATATGCTGGTTATGGTACCTCTGGTTTTTATCGTTAACGGACTGACCAAAGGCGACTGGTTTGATGCCCTGCTGTTTGCTATTGCCATCGCAGTGGGATTAACCCCGGAAATGCTGCCAATGATCGTTACCGCCAACCTGGCCAAAGGGGCAAAAAACATGAGTAAGCGGAAAGTAATCGTAAAACGCCTGAATGCCATACAGAACATTGGCGCAATGGACATACTGTGTACCGATAAAACAGGTACGCTCACTATGGATAAGATCATTTTAGAACGGCATCTGAACGTTTTGGGCAATGAAGATGATGAGGTCCTCAAATGGGCATACTTTAACAGCTTCCACCAGACCGGCTTGAAAAACCTTTTGGATGTAGCCGTTTTAGAACATGTGGAACTGCACGATTACCTGAAAGTGGAAGAAGATTACAAAAAAGTAGATGAAATTCCTTTTGACTTTCAGCGCCGCCGCATGAGTGTTATCCTGGAACAGAAAAACGGCAAACACCTGCTGATCTGTAAAGGTGCCGTTGAGGAAATGCTCGATTTGTGTTCCCATTCTTTTTATCCCGGTGAAAATGCCCGCATACACATCGAAAAAGATGCCATTGTTCCGATTGATGCCGGCATGCGCGAAACGGTCTTAAATACCTCAAGAAAGCTGAACGAAGATGGTTTACGGGTATTGCTGGTGGCGATAAAAGAATACGATAACCGTTCGGCTAACTACAGCGTAGCCGATGAAAGCAAAATGGTCTTAACCGGTTTTATAGGCTTTTTGGATCCGGCAAAACCTTCTGCCAAACCGGCCATTGAAAGTTTACAGAAACTGGGCGTACAGGTAAAAGTACTAACCGGTGACAACGATATCGTGACCCGGAAAATCTGCCGCGATGTAGGCATTCCGTTCCATCACGTTCTATTGGGAAATGAAATTGAGAAAATGACCGATGATGAACTTTCTTCAAAACTGGAAGAAACCAGTGTTTTTGCAAAGCTGAATCCGGTTCAGAAATCCCGTATCGTGCAACTGTTCCAGGCACAGCAGCATACGGTTGGCTTTATGGGCGACGGTATCAACGATGCTCCGGCACTGCGAAATGCCGACGTAGGGATTTCGGTGGATACCGCTGTGGATATTGCTAAAGAAAGTGCCGATATTATCCTTTTGGAAAAAGACCTGATGGTATTGCGAAAAGGGGTTATTTACGGCCGCCGGACATTCGGGAACATTATCAAATACATCAAGATGACTGCCAGCAGTAACTTCGGAAACATGTTCAGCATGCTCGGTGCGAGTATCCTGCTGCCGTTTTTGCCCATGCTGCCCATCCATTTACTGATCCAGAACCTGTTATACGATATTTCACAAATATCCATTCCCTGGGACAGAATGGACGAAGATTTCCTGGAAAAACCGCAAAAATGGGATGCTGCCGGAATCAGTCGTTTTATGCTGTGTATCGGTCCGATAAGTTCCATCTTTGATTATGCCACATTTGCCGTACTGTTTTTTGTATTCAAAGCGAATGCTCCCGAACATCAGAGCCTGTTCCAGACCGGCTGGTTTGTAGAAGGATTGTTATCGCAAACATTAATCGTACACATGATCCGCACGCGAAAAATACCGTTTGTACAAAGCTGGGCAACGGCTCCGGTTGTCGCCCTAACTTCTTTCGTAATGCTGGTCGGTCTGGCAATACCGTTTACTCCTTTTGCCAAAACGGTAAACCTGCAGGCTTTACCACTTGCTTATTTTCCATGGCTGATAGGCATACTAACCGGCTATTGCCTGCTGACCCAATTGGTAAAGACACAGTTTCTCAAAAAGTTCGGACAATGGTTGTAG
- a CDS encoding MgtC/SapB family protein yields MLSVTEFAVRLTLAFVLGAAIGIERQWRQKSAGLRTNTLVSIGAAAFILLSVSITGHSGDPSRVAAQIVSGIGFLGAGVIMKDGLNVQGLNTAATLWCAAAVGALVGIGLFPQAILTTVTVIITHLLLRTVGTKLSVLTFIPKNTSLPADYKIIINCKNNVENHIRVLLIQQLGNNEKIVLRSLASSDNENQTSTLIVAEITAAGIQDYIMEQIVSRLTIEQEVTKVSWEFTGQQAEI; encoded by the coding sequence ATGCTTTCGGTAACTGAATTTGCAGTGCGGTTAACACTCGCCTTCGTTTTAGGAGCCGCTATAGGCATTGAGCGGCAATGGCGGCAAAAAAGTGCCGGATTGCGCACCAATACCCTCGTATCCATTGGAGCAGCCGCCTTTATACTGCTGTCGGTTTCGATTACCGGCCATTCCGGCGATCCCAGCAGAGTAGCCGCACAGATCGTATCCGGAATCGGTTTTCTGGGTGCCGGCGTGATCATGAAGGACGGCTTGAACGTACAGGGTTTAAATACAGCCGCTACTTTGTGGTGTGCTGCTGCTGTAGGCGCTTTGGTCGGAATAGGGTTATTCCCCCAGGCAATACTCACCACAGTTACCGTAATCATTACCCATTTGTTATTGCGTACTGTAGGCACAAAGCTTAGTGTATTGACATTTATTCCTAAAAATACCTCCCTGCCTGCCGACTATAAAATTATCATTAACTGTAAAAACAATGTGGAAAACCACATCCGGGTATTGTTAATACAGCAATTGGGGAACAATGAAAAAATAGTGCTCCGCTCCCTTGCCAGCAGCGATAATGAAAATCAGACCTCAACTTTAATCGTTGCAGAAATCACGGCAGCCGGCATACAGGATTATATCATGGAACAGATAGTAAGTCGGCTCACCATTGAACAGGAAGTAACCAAAGTGAGCTGGGAATTTACAGGACAACAAGCTGAAATATAA
- a CDS encoding outer membrane beta-barrel family protein: protein MKKVNLFLLLLFPLCCMAQSLQLKGKVTDAAAPLAWANVVITSPEGKIITGMTTLEDGSFEMELNKGTYNLKISFLGYNDWQKEITMDTPVDLGTIVVSESANTLQQVVIKTNKKMVEQKIDRLVYTVDNNAAAAGGDAINAMSTAPGLVVQNNAISMLGKGASRVMIDGRIVALSGEELISFLKSISASDIKNIEIITNPPAKYEAAGDGGLINIILKKGASDSWKNSTTLTYDQNTYGSTTLRNNFLYNKDKLKFTVSGTGKSGNTQSRQDLDTYYPGGLWELKYKGKQKTDHASGRITADYALSDRTSIGAQYLGNFNSPDSKDKAVINIFNTGKTLDSLLINNGRNNQHSNSQTYNAHIISKLDTLGRNIAVDVDYFTFDAKIDNRFTAETFSPDAAFLNVNQAARNISSQNINNFTIKADMEHPLAFASLSYGAKVSFSNSKGAIQYYNTISGSPELDPNRSNTFEYRERNQAVYINGTKKINDKFNVQLGLRLENTQTEGYSQTLNQNNTNNYFKLFPTVYLSYTENDNHSFLFNYGKRINRPGFRDLNPFRAYLNSNSYSEGNPFLQPSYNDNFDLTYTYKGKLRTNAFFNVITNGYGVVFSSNAATNTQIISRENYFKEYYYGIGENYTATIAPWWQSQNLIYLLGSKTVFATNIQAVPMNKMQVYLATNNTFSLNKQTKLQLDYLYCSPYKRGLYEYGTVSGLNLAVKRSFLNDNMQVAVLFNDIFNTTYLKDYTSVVNGIKQVYNENNSSRFVRVSLTYNFGNNKVKVDQRNFGNEEEKKRTEN from the coding sequence ATGAAAAAAGTAAACCTGTTTCTGTTATTACTATTTCCATTATGTTGTATGGCACAATCATTACAGTTAAAAGGAAAAGTAACCGATGCCGCAGCACCGTTAGCATGGGCAAATGTTGTTATCACCAGTCCCGAAGGAAAAATAATTACCGGTATGACCACCCTGGAAGACGGCTCGTTTGAAATGGAACTGAATAAAGGCACCTACAACCTTAAAATTAGCTTTTTAGGCTATAACGACTGGCAGAAAGAGATCACGATGGATACCCCTGTCGATTTGGGTACTATCGTTGTTAGCGAAAGTGCCAATACCCTGCAACAGGTCGTGATTAAAACCAACAAGAAAATGGTGGAACAAAAAATTGACCGCCTGGTATATACTGTAGATAACAATGCCGCCGCCGCTGGTGGTGATGCCATTAATGCCATGAGTACCGCTCCGGGTCTTGTGGTGCAAAACAATGCCATCAGTATGCTGGGCAAAGGTGCTTCCCGTGTGATGATCGACGGAAGAATTGTAGCTCTGTCCGGAGAGGAGCTAATCAGCTTCCTGAAATCAATATCGGCCAGCGACATTAAGAATATCGAAATCATTACCAATCCGCCGGCTAAATATGAAGCTGCAGGCGATGGCGGCCTGATTAACATCATCCTTAAAAAAGGTGCCTCAGATTCCTGGAAAAACAGCACTACGCTTACCTATGACCAGAATACTTACGGCTCCACTACGCTGCGCAATAATTTCCTGTACAACAAAGACAAATTAAAATTCACTGTAAGCGGTACCGGAAAATCAGGAAATACCCAGTCCAGACAGGATTTGGACACTTACTATCCCGGTGGATTATGGGAATTAAAATACAAAGGCAAACAAAAAACGGATCATGCTTCCGGACGCATCACTGCCGATTATGCTCTATCCGACCGTACCAGCATAGGCGCTCAGTACCTGGGGAATTTCAATAGCCCGGACAGCAAGGATAAAGCTGTGATCAATATCTTTAATACCGGAAAAACACTGGATTCTTTATTAATCAATAACGGCCGCAACAACCAGCATTCAAACAGCCAGACATACAATGCCCACATCATCTCAAAATTGGATACGCTGGGTAGAAACATTGCCGTAGATGTGGATTATTTCACTTTTGATGCTAAAATTGACAACCGTTTTACTGCCGAAACCTTTTCACCGGATGCCGCCTTCCTGAACGTTAACCAGGCCGCCAGGAATATTTCCAGCCAGAACATCAATAACTTTACTATAAAAGCCGATATGGAACATCCTTTGGCTTTTGCCAGCCTTTCTTATGGTGCCAAGGTAAGTTTCAGCAACAGTAAAGGTGCTATTCAATACTATAACACTATCAGCGGTAGCCCGGAACTGGATCCGAACCGTTCGAATACCTTTGAATACCGCGAACGCAATCAGGCCGTTTATATTAACGGAACTAAAAAAATAAACGACAAATTCAATGTACAATTAGGATTACGTCTTGAAAACACCCAAACGGAAGGATATTCCCAAACGTTAAACCAAAACAATACCAACAACTATTTCAAATTGTTCCCGACCGTTTATCTTTCTTATACCGAAAATGACAATCATAGTTTTCTTTTTAACTACGGAAAACGTATTAACAGACCTGGTTTCCGCGATTTGAACCCGTTCCGTGCTTACCTGAACAGCAACAGCTATTCCGAAGGAAATCCTTTTTTACAGCCTTCCTACAATGATAACTTCGATCTTACCTATACCTACAAAGGAAAATTGCGTACCAATGCCTTCTTTAATGTGATTACCAATGGTTATGGCGTGGTGTTCAGTTCCAATGCAGCAACAAACACTCAGATCATCAGTCGGGAAAACTACTTTAAAGAATACTATTACGGTATCGGGGAAAACTACACGGCAACGATCGCACCGTGGTGGCAAAGTCAGAACTTAATCTATCTATTGGGTTCCAAAACAGTATTTGCAACAAACATCCAGGCGGTTCCTATGAATAAAATGCAGGTGTATCTGGCCACAAACAATACTTTCTCCCTGAACAAGCAAACCAAATTACAGCTGGACTATCTGTATTGCTCTCCTTACAAAAGAGGATTGTATGAATACGGAACCGTTTCCGGGTTAAACCTGGCGGTAAAAAGAAGCTTCCTAAACGATAATATGCAGGTTGCCGTACTCTTCAATGATATCTTTAATACAACCTATTTAAAAGATTATACTTCAGTTGTAAATGGCATCAAACAAGTTTATAACGAAAACAACAGCAGCCGGTTTGTAAGAGTATCACTGACGTATAACTTCGGAAACAATAAAGTGAAAGTAGACCAGCGAAATTTCGGGAACGAAGAAGAGAAAAAAAGAACCGAAAACTAA
- a CDS encoding helix-turn-helix domain-containing protein encodes MDKISLITQIAKITVFVSFLLALFLITVQTRNKLSNRLFACFIILSAVDISGFFMFSYTGSLLNLEMFRILMSLLIMPFFYLYMLSVCYSDFRIQPKHLLHAVPYLIGNIVMAPRLYFADTAGKEQLFSHLTKSPEMIFIRVVTELQFAFYIIAVFLLLKKFREIYRENYTDPTSATYKWLFQITVISTVAHTIVLVKNTVIYTDHDGIFIWLNIIVGLIALSVLCWFVLKALYYPELFRSVDSKLQLVKDIVHTEEANPHPETVAEQDTPITAKINQLKSYMIAQEPYLDPSLTIQQLADQIELPVKELSVLINHHMDQHFFDFVNEYRIQKAMHLLRNPEKSDVTVLEILYEVGFNSKSSFNTSFKKYTNLTPTQYRNTSS; translated from the coding sequence ATGGATAAAATCAGTTTAATTACGCAGATTGCAAAAATCACCGTTTTTGTTTCCTTTCTTTTAGCGCTCTTCCTGATAACGGTACAAACCCGGAACAAATTGAGCAACCGGCTGTTTGCCTGCTTTATTATTCTGAGTGCTGTTGATATCAGCGGTTTTTTTATGTTCAGCTATACCGGCAGTCTTCTCAATCTGGAAATGTTCCGGATCCTGATGTCGCTGTTAATCATGCCGTTTTTTTACCTGTACATGCTATCGGTCTGTTATTCCGATTTTCGCATACAGCCCAAGCATTTGCTGCATGCCGTTCCTTACCTCATCGGGAATATCGTTATGGCACCACGCCTGTATTTTGCCGATACTGCCGGTAAAGAACAACTGTTCAGCCACCTGACCAAATCTCCCGAAATGATCTTTATCCGCGTGGTTACAGAGCTGCAATTTGCCTTTTATATTATTGCCGTTTTCCTGCTTCTGAAAAAATTCAGGGAAATTTACCGGGAAAACTATACCGATCCAACGAGTGCCACATACAAATGGCTGTTCCAGATTACCGTTATCTCTACCGTTGCACATACTATCGTACTTGTAAAGAACACCGTTATTTATACCGATCATGACGGTATTTTTATCTGGCTGAACATAATTGTCGGCCTGATTGCCTTATCTGTATTATGCTGGTTTGTTCTCAAAGCCCTATACTATCCGGAACTATTCAGAAGCGTTGATTCAAAATTACAACTGGTAAAAGACATCGTTCATACGGAAGAGGCCAATCCGCATCCGGAAACCGTAGCGGAACAGGACACTCCCATCACGGCAAAAATTAATCAGCTTAAAAGCTATATGATCGCTCAGGAGCCTTATCTGGATCCGTCGCTGACAATACAGCAACTGGCCGATCAGATTGAGCTGCCGGTAAAAGAGCTATCCGTTTTGATCAACCACCACATGGATCAGCATTTCTTTGATTTTGTAAACGAATACCGCATTCAGAAAGCTATGCACCTTTTAAGAAATCCCGAAAAAAGCGATGTAACGGTACTGGAAATTTTATATGAAGTGGGTTTTAACTCCAAATCTTCTTTTAATACCTCTTTTAAAAAATATACAAATCTAACGCCTACACAATACCGAAACACCTCATCTTAA
- a CDS encoding DUF4919 domain-containing protein, producing MKRGLLVTLFVLFVTAAFAQDFEFKVPDYKQIQKEVQNKKSVYYYPLLKERLSRYDASLTAADFQYLYYGYIFDKDYDPYRNFSKEDDLALYLNREVLDPKDYDKIIELTKSAIQEFPFDIRMMNILAYLYHLKGDEEQSKKVSAIFHGILNTIMHSGDGVTCETGFHVIVVGHEYVLLNMLELNNTGQSLVGNCDFIKIAATETFKIKGLYFNIEKMQEKNLGILTSKNNKDR from the coding sequence ATGAAAAGAGGCCTTTTAGTCACGCTGTTCGTATTGTTCGTAACCGCTGCTTTTGCTCAGGATTTTGAGTTTAAAGTTCCGGACTATAAACAGATACAGAAAGAAGTACAAAATAAAAAATCGGTTTATTATTATCCGTTATTAAAGGAACGGTTAAGCCGTTATGATGCATCGCTGACAGCAGCAGATTTCCAATACCTGTACTATGGTTATATTTTTGATAAAGACTATGACCCTTACAGGAACTTTTCTAAAGAAGACGATCTAGCCCTTTATTTAAACCGCGAGGTACTCGATCCGAAAGACTACGACAAAATTATCGAACTGACCAAAAGCGCTATTCAGGAATTCCCGTTCGATATCAGAATGATGAACATCCTGGCTTACCTCTATCATTTAAAAGGCGATGAAGAACAATCCAAAAAAGTATCCGCTATTTTCCATGGTATTTTAAATACGATCATGCATTCCGGTGACGGGGTAACCTGTGAAACCGGTTTCCACGTTATTGTTGTGGGACATGAATATGTATTGCTCAACATGCTGGAATTAAACAACACCGGACAATCACTTGTTGGCAATTGTGACTTTATTAAAATTGCCGCTACCGAAACATTTAAAATAAAAGGTCTGTATTTTAATATTGAAAAAATGCAGGAGAAAAACCTTGGGATACTGACTTCTAAAAACAATAAAGATCGTTAG
- a CDS encoding FIST signal transduction protein has translation MKTALLLYKEASFLKEKNDDGLNYEAAQLLIGFGAPGLISDPDTYAFLRKRFPLADIALCSSAGEIYQKEVVDDTITLTAHEFSATAIKTSQIDIADYDSGFTAGKALVENLPDEGLRLIFVLSDGGKVNGSELVKGMNAAKSKQVLITGGLAGDADRFEKTYVGLNSVPQTGKIIAIGFYGDKLLLSHGSLGGWETFGLKKTVTKSSENILYEIDNKNALDLYKNYLGIYASELPGSALLFPLALTLKDSGETIVRTILSIDNNNKSMTFAGDLPVGSEVQFMKANFDKLVDAASDAANTCLAIQHAAPKLAILISCVGRKLILGNRIEEEVEAVSDIFGAATLLTGFYSYGEISPMRPFSNCELHNQTMTITGLNEIE, from the coding sequence ATGAAAACAGCTTTACTCCTGTATAAAGAGGCGTCATTTTTAAAAGAAAAGAATGACGACGGTTTGAATTATGAAGCCGCACAATTGCTTATTGGCTTCGGTGCACCCGGATTAATTTCAGATCCCGATACGTATGCTTTTCTCAGAAAGCGGTTTCCGCTGGCCGATATTGCGCTCTGCTCTTCTGCCGGAGAGATTTATCAGAAAGAAGTGGTAGACGATACGATCACGTTAACGGCACATGAATTTTCGGCTACAGCGATCAAAACATCACAAATTGATATTGCGGATTACGATTCCGGTTTTACCGCCGGGAAAGCACTGGTGGAAAACCTTCCCGATGAAGGACTGCGGTTAATATTTGTACTGTCTGATGGCGGAAAAGTAAACGGGAGTGAATTGGTTAAAGGGATGAATGCGGCCAAATCGAAACAGGTATTAATTACCGGCGGACTGGCCGGTGATGCCGACCGGTTTGAAAAAACCTATGTGGGTTTAAACAGTGTTCCGCAAACCGGTAAGATAATTGCCATTGGTTTTTATGGCGATAAACTCTTGCTTTCACACGGTTCCTTGGGCGGATGGGAGACTTTCGGATTGAAAAAAACAGTAACAAAATCGAGTGAAAATATATTATATGAAATAGACAACAAGAACGCCCTGGACCTGTATAAAAACTACCTGGGGATATATGCTTCCGAACTGCCCGGATCGGCATTATTATTCCCTTTGGCACTAACTTTAAAAGACAGTGGGGAAACGATAGTAAGAACCATATTGTCCATTGACAACAACAATAAAAGCATGACTTTTGCCGGTGATTTGCCTGTGGGAAGTGAAGTACAATTTATGAAGGCAAATTTTGATAAACTGGTCGATGCGGCAAGTGATGCCGCCAATACGTGTTTAGCCATACAGCATGCCGCTCCCAAGCTCGCTATACTGATTAGCTGCGTGGGAAGAAAACTGATATTGGGAAACAGGATAGAGGAAGAGGTGGAAGCGGTTTCCGATATTTTCGGTGCCGCAACACTACTGACCGGGTTTTACTCTTATGGCGAAATTTCCCCGATGCGGCCTTTCTCTAATTGTGAACTTCATAACCAAACGATGACAATTACCGGACTTAATGAAATTGAGTGA